The Streptomyces sp. cg36 genomic interval CGCCACACCTTCCGCCTTCGCGACCCCGCCAGCGGCGACCGTCCAGCGCTCGACCGGCCCGGATGCCGACTGCCTTATGTGCAGGCCGGGTACACCCGGAATCATCGACAGGGCCGTTCCCGATACCCGTATCCGCACGCGCTGCCCGTCGCTGCTGGCCGCGACGCTGTAGCCGCGCAGGCTGTCACCGGCGGTGCGCTCCAGCACGTGGCGTGCCTGGGCCGCACCGTCGGCCGGGGTCGACTGGTAGGAGCGGGCGGCGGTGAGGCCTTCGCGGGCCGCGGTCAGGGCGATCTGCCGGGCGTAGTACCACATGGAGGCCTGGATGACGGCGAGGGTGGCGAGCAGCACGAAGGGGAAGACGATCGCTATCTGGATGCTGGTGTCCCCGCGGTCGTCGCGCCACCGTTGCCCCTGCCACCACTGCGTCAGGCGGGCGGGCGGGTGCATCACAGGCCGCCGAGTTTCCCGTTGTACTTGGCGATCACGACAGCGATGGTCCCGGCGACCAGGACGGCACCGGTGACGCCGGCCACCCAGATGATGACGGTCGTGATGGAGATGTCGCCCCGGTCCGGCCGGCGCGCAGCCTCCTGGAGCCTTTCCCGCACGCGCAGGGTGAGCTGGAGCACAGCACGGCGGCTGCGGGCTGCGAAGTGCGTCATGTTTCCCTGCCTTTTCGGTGCGTTGAGTGAGAGGGGGGAGGCTCAGACGGTGAGCATGCGGATCACCGCGGGGAAGGCCATCAGCAGCATCACCAGGACGGCCAGGAGGGCTCCGGGGGCGGTCATCTTCTCGCTGGCCGCGTTGGCTTCGGCCCCCTGATCGGCGAGCAGTTCGGCGTTGAGGGCGGCACTGCGGGCCCGCAATGCCTTGTAGACGGCAGCACCGTCGGTGGCGCTGCCGCGCATGATGTCAGCGACGTCGTCCAGGACCGGCAGGTCGTACTGCGCGGCCAGTTCCGAGAGCGCCTGATACGGCGGGATCTTCTCCAGGCGGGCCCGGCGCAGCGCGCCCTGCAGGAAGAGGAAGGGCCAGCCCTCACCGACGGCGGCGGCCTTCTCCAGCGCTTCGGCGGGCCCGGCATCGGCGGCCCGCTTGAGCGCGACCAGGTCAAGGTAGGCGGACAGGGCGTGGGCGAACTCCTCCCGTGCCCGCTTGGCCTGGTCCCGCACCGCCAGGTCGGGCGTGATGAACAGCAGCGCCGCGACGAGGACTCCGACGCCTGCGGGCACGTAGAACGGCAGGCTGACGCCCGCGATAAGCCACGGAACCGTCGCGATCACCGGGCAGAGCAAGCCCAGTGCGGCGAGCGCGGTCTTCTTGAGCATGAACTGGCCCGGCCCCACTCCGAGCAGGGCCAGATGCGTCGCGGGGACCCGTACGCCCGGGAGGCGCTCCAGGCGGGCCAGGAGCCACCGGCCCCAGACCTCCTCGCGCTCCAGATGCAACTCGGGCATCGCCAACGCAGCGGGAGCAGTGCGCTGCAGGGCCGGTGTCAACGCGGGCTGGGGCAGGAGAAGTTCCCGGATCAGCAGCGCCACGCCGGCGCCGATCGTGGCGCCGGTCAGAACAATGGGAAGCATGTTCACCGCTCAGCTCCTGCCGGCTCGGCGACGGGCAGGTCCGGCTCCGGCGCGGGCGCAGGCAGGCGGACAGCGCTCGTGGGATCGCCTACCAGGAACCGCGGGATACGGCGGAAGGCGCTCAGCTGCCGCATCAGCGCCAGCGTGACGACGAACCCGGTCACCAGGAAGGCCAGCACCAGCTGCCCCAGCAGGGTGGCGTACGGCCTCGTATAGGACGGCACGAGGAACCCGCCGATGACGACG includes:
- a CDS encoding type II secretion system F family protein; the encoded protein is MNMLPIVLTGATIGAGVALLIRELLLPQPALTPALQRTAPAALAMPELHLEREEVWGRWLLARLERLPGVRVPATHLALLGVGPGQFMLKKTALAALGLLCPVIATVPWLIAGVSLPFYVPAGVGVLVAALLFITPDLAVRDQAKRAREEFAHALSAYLDLVALKRAADAGPAEALEKAAAVGEGWPFLFLQGALRRARLEKIPPYQALSELAAQYDLPVLDDVADIMRGSATDGAAVYKALRARSAALNAELLADQGAEANAASEKMTAPGALLAVLVMLLMAFPAVIRMLTV
- a CDS encoding TadE/TadG family type IV pilus assembly protein encodes the protein MHPPARLTQWWQGQRWRDDRGDTSIQIAIVFPFVLLATLAVIQASMWYYARQIALTAAREGLTAARSYQSTPADGAAQARHVLERTAGDSLRGYSVAASSDGQRVRIRVSGTALSMIPGVPGLHIRQSASGPVERWTVAAGGVAKAEGVAGANPGGGGP